In the genome of Chryseobacterium sp. 52, the window CAGTGAATTTATTTTTTTGTTCATATTGTTTGTCTTATTTTGGTTTATAATAATTGTGAGGGGAGGGCCTGGAGCTTTTACAGTTTGATCCTGTAAATAAAATAAGGCGGTTTTCCATTATCTTTTTCTCCCGAAAATGCAGTCGTAGTATCCAACTGATTCACCGAAATATATAGATACCCGTCTTCAGAAACGGCTACATTGTCAGGCCATTTTAGTTTCGGATCTTTAACGAACTCGCTTAATTGCCCTTGAGAATTCAGTTTACTGATGCTGTGTCCACCGAGATTTGTAATATAATGGTTGCCGTATTTATCCGTAGCCGCACCGTCACTTATCGGTTTTTCACCAAACTTTTTAATTGCATCACTGATGGTGGTATGATCTGCATTTTCCCGGAAAAGTTTAGCAGGTACCTGATACCAGGAAGTTCCGTTCATTGATCCAAAAAAGACTGTTTCTCTGTCATCAGAAAGCGTAATAGGATTAATTCCTACACGGGAAGGTTTTCCTCCAAAATCAATCACTTTTCCGTCAATGATCATATCTGCATCCTCAGATTGTAAAGCCTCATGACCACTGAATCTTCTCGCTTTCTTAGTCTTAAGATTTAAAGCAATAATGCCCGGATTGGCAATGTCAGCGAGGTAAGCCCAGCCATTTTTTTCGTCAATGGCTACATCCTGAACAAAACTTCCTTTTGGAGCTATATCTGCGGGCAGTTCAAATTTTTCTGTCACTTTATTTTTCTTTAAATCAATACACCAGAGACGGGTTTTTCCCAGTTCTAAGCCCATATCAATCATCCACAGGCGGTTTGTTTTATCTACTGTTATCCCCAAAGGTGTATCAAACTTATTATCAGCTGACTTTCCGCCGTTTTTTTGCAATCCTGCAGATGGAAAAGGAACAGGTTGTCCGTTGATAATTTCTACCAGCTGCTCTTTAGGCGATGCTAAAGGATGAATGGTTGCAAATACTCGTCCCTCGCGGCTTACAGCCACATTCCCAGGTCTCACATCGTTAAACTGAGCTACTACTTCAAGCGGGTTTCCCTGTTGCTGAAGATAAGATGCTGTTCCGTCTGTCCAGTCTTTACGGACAGGGGTGAAAAAATCGAGGTCTTCGGTACCGTCTTCCAGACAGAAAAATTCATGCGTGATACCTGCAGGAATAATCAGGACACCACCGGCTTTTACAACATACTCTTTATTGTTCATGAGTACTTTTACACTGCCTTTTGTGATATAGGTAACCTGTTCGTTGGGATGCTGATGGGGTGGCACATGAGCTCCTTTATCCATTTTCCAGAGTGCAAAAGTACTTTCTGATCCGGAAACCCATTTGCGTTGCAGGCTTTTTCCTACCTGTTCCCAGGTTCCTTTGCTAAAATCGGTCTGCATTACTTTTTGCTGGGCAGTAATCAGACTGAAGGAGAAAACTGCTAATGATAAAAGAATTGACTTTCTGTTTTTCATTGTATGAATCATGTATATTTTTTGAATTAATTTAATACTGTGCATTTGCTTCGGAGGATTTCCAGCTTCGTTCATAACCTTCATTATTGCCGTCCGGTAATAGGACTTCGTAGGTGTTTTTCTCGTCCAGCTGGACGGTAACTTCAGAATCAGAAAATATGCCTTCTATTAAATGCCCGCCCGCAGTTTTATCATCTGATAGAAAATGGAAATGAAACGGAGAAAGATCCAGACCTCCTGCATAAGGAGGATTGTAAAAACCAACTATGGTTCCTTTATTATTCTGTTTCTTATACAGAGGCCGGGTTTTCATAAAAGAAGCAATCCCCGTTGTATCCTTTTCATCCACTTTTACAGCTCCGCCTAAAGTGATGCTGCTGAAAGAAATTTCTATTTTTATGGCATAAAACCGATTTCGGGAAGGTAAAAGCTTTAATAATTTCTGCTGAAGATCTGCAAACGTTTTTATGCCTTTCAGGACAACAGATTTGTCTTTTTTGAAAAAAGTAAATGAACCGAAAGGAACTTTTCTTTCCGGGGCTGCCACTTCAACAGATCCATCGGTAGCAATGCGGTAAATGGTACCATCGAGTGCTATAAGTTCACCATCCAGAAAATTATAAGTACCCAGTCCCAGATCGCCTTTTTGTTTTAACTCCTTTACGGTGATATCGCCGGTGTATACTCCGTTTCTCATAGCATCCATGGAAGAGTAGTGAAAGATTTTATCGTCGTTCTGCTGTTGTGCATTCAATGAAACGGATAAAAAAGTGAGTAATGAAATACTTAATACTAATTTTTTCATAAATGATAACTTATATTTGATAAAGCAAAATTATACTGATTTTAAGCAAATTACTGGTATATTATTTCTATGTTTTTGTATATTTTTGCTACAGTAAATAAAACATGATTGTATATGAATCGGGATGTACTCTACCAGCCTTACAGTATTCACTTTGAAACACTGGATGTTTTTCCTGAGAAGGAAAGCAGGAAGAATTTTTTTGAACTTGTTTTTATTTTATCGGGAACAGGTCGCCATTGTATCAATAAGCACAGCTTTTCATATTACAATAACCATATGTTTCTGCTGACTCCCCAGGACTGCAGCCAGTTCTGGATAGACAGTACGACAAGGTTTTTCTTTTTACAGTTCAGCAATATCTATTTAAAAGACAGCAGCATTTCAAAAGAGAATATTCAGCGGCTGGAATTTATTATGGAAAATGCCAATCATAAACCGGGCTGTATTTTAAAAAACCAGAGCGACAAAACACTGATTCGCCCTATTGTAGAAGCACTCATCCGGGAAGCTGTGAATAAAGATGTTTATCACAGCGATATTACTGCTCAGCTGGTGAATACCCTTATTGTATTAGTGGCCCGTAATATTGCCAAATACCTGC includes:
- a CDS encoding L-dopachrome tautomerase-related protein gives rise to the protein MIHTMKNRKSILLSLAVFSFSLITAQQKVMQTDFSKGTWEQVGKSLQRKWVSGSESTFALWKMDKGAHVPPHQHPNEQVTYITKGSVKVLMNNKEYVVKAGGVLIIPAGITHEFFCLEDGTEDLDFFTPVRKDWTDGTASYLQQQGNPLEVVAQFNDVRPGNVAVSREGRVFATIHPLASPKEQLVEIINGQPVPFPSAGLQKNGGKSADNKFDTPLGITVDKTNRLWMIDMGLELGKTRLWCIDLKKNKVTEKFELPADIAPKGSFVQDVAIDEKNGWAYLADIANPGIIALNLKTKKARRFSGHEALQSEDADMIIDGKVIDFGGKPSRVGINPITLSDDRETVFFGSMNGTSWYQVPAKLFRENADHTTISDAIKKFGEKPISDGAATDKYGNHYITNLGGHSISKLNSQGQLSEFVKDPKLKWPDNVAVSEDGYLYISVNQLDTTTAFSGEKDNGKPPYFIYRIKL
- a CDS encoding AraC family transcriptional regulator, giving the protein MNRDVLYQPYSIHFETLDVFPEKESRKNFFELVFILSGTGRHCINKHSFSYYNNHMFLLTPQDCSQFWIDSTTRFFFLQFSNIYLKDSSISKENIQRLEFIMENANHKPGCILKNQSDKTLIRPIVEALIREAVNKDVYHSDITAQLVNTLIVLVARNIAKYLPQKIDETSESRIINILNYIQSNIYEPEMIRTESISKAFGFSENYLGKYFKKHSGETLQSYVNNYKTTLIEHRLKHSDKRITEIADELGFTDESHLNKFFKAQRGKSPKAFRLEFLQH
- the budA gene encoding acetolactate decarboxylase, coding for MKKLVLSISLLTFLSVSLNAQQQNDDKIFHYSSMDAMRNGVYTGDITVKELKQKGDLGLGTYNFLDGELIALDGTIYRIATDGSVEVAAPERKVPFGSFTFFKKDKSVVLKGIKTFADLQQKLLKLLPSRNRFYAIKIEISFSSITLGGAVKVDEKDTTGIASFMKTRPLYKKQNNKGTIVGFYNPPYAGGLDLSPFHFHFLSDDKTAGGHLIEGIFSDSEVTVQLDEKNTYEVLLPDGNNEGYERSWKSSEANAQY